The Pristis pectinata isolate sPriPec2 chromosome 28, sPriPec2.1.pri, whole genome shotgun sequence genome includes a window with the following:
- the ctsh gene encoding pro-cathepsin H: protein MEKSGALIPILLVFHSVCSLPEYSFKEINSFKEWMMMHNKDYSSEEYSHRMHTFIQNKRKIDAHNNGRHSFHMGLNQFSDMTFSEFKTLYLMKEPQNCSATRGNHYTKDGPLPDFIDWRKKGNFVTPVKNQGVCGSCWTFSTTGCLESAIAIKSNKLLSLAEQQLVDCAQNFNNHGCSGGLPSQAFEYIKYNNGLETEKDYPYKGENGSCKFQPSKAAAFVKDVVNITEYDENGMVDAVARVNPVSFAFQVTDDFLGYSGGIYSNKNCASTPDKVNHAVLAVGYGVTNGTKYWIVKNSWGPRWGINGYFYIEQGKNMCGLAACASYPIPKL from the exons ATGGAAAAGTCAGGGGCGCTTATCCCGATACTCCTGGTTTTCCATTCTGTCTGCAGCCTGCCCGAGTATTCTTTTAAAG aaataAATTCTTTCAAGGAATGGATGATGATG CACAACAAAGACTACAGCTCAGAGGAGTACAGCCATAGGATGCACACCTTCATCCAGAACAAGAGAAAAATTGATGCTCACAACAATGGCAGACATTCCTTTCACA TGGGTCTCAACCAATTTTCTGACATGACCTTCAGTGAGTTTAAGACACTGTACTTGATGAAAGAACCACAG AATTGCTCAGCCACACGAGGGAACCATTACACAAAAGACGGGCCGTTACCTGACTTCATAGattggagaaagaaaggaaattttGTCACGCCTGTGAAAAATCAG GGTGTGTGTGGAAGCTGTTGGACCTTTTCCACTACAGGGTGCTTGGAATCTGCAATTGCAATAAAGTCCAATAAACTTCTTTCACTG GCAGAACAACAACTTGTAGACTGTGCTCAGAACTTTAACAACCATGGATGCTCTGG GGGACTACCAAGTCAAGCCTTTGAATACATTAAGTACAACAATGGGTTAGAAACGGAAAAGGATTATCCTTACAAAGGAGAG AATGGATCTTGCAAGTTCCAGCCCAGCAAAGCTGCTGCATTTGTCAAAGATGTGGTCAACATAACAGAG taCGATGAAAATGGCATGGTGGATGCTGTGGCAAGAGTGAATCCTGTCAGTTTTGCTTTTCAAGTGACTGATGATTTTTTAGGTTACAGTGGTGGTATTTATTCCAA CAAAAACTGCGCTTCAACCCCAGATAAAGTGAACCATGCTGTGTTAGCAGTGGGCTATGGAGTGACCAATGGGACCAAGTACTGGATTGTGAAGAACTCCTGGGGCCCTCGCTGGGGAATCAACGG CTATTTCTACATTGAACAAGGGAAGAACATGTGTGGATTGGCTGCATGTGCATCCTACCCCATTCCCAAGCTCTGA